The Mus caroli chromosome 15, CAROLI_EIJ_v1.1, whole genome shotgun sequence DNA segment acTTTCTGCTTTTTCTACTGTCACCAATATTCAGGTTTATTTTATGGTGATCAGATAGAATTCATggtattagttttattttcttgtatctttgagacttcctttgtttCCTAATATTTGGTTAACTTTGGAGAAAGTTCCTTGAGCTACTGAAAAGACAGTATATTTTTTAGTGTTTGAATGGACTGTCCTATAGATGTCTgctaggtccatttgatttatgatgtTTTTTTattgcagcattttttttttgtttttttgttttttgtttttttacctgaATAACTCATCTATTGGTGAGGGTTAGGTGTTGAAGTAACCCACTATCCCTGTTTGAGGGTCAATATATGATTTTAGTTGTAgtagtgtttattttatgaatttgagtAGTCTTTTGTTTGGTGCATAAAGGTCTAGAGTAGTATTATCCTCTTGGTGcccttttcctttgatgaacattttgttttgtgtcattCACTATCTCTTCTCATTAGTTTCTgtccaaagtcttttttttttttcttcctgatgtTAAGATGGCTACACTTTCTTGCTTGCTCGAAATACCTTTTTAAGTCCTTTCACCTTGAGGGGATGTCTATCTTTGAaggtgaggtgtgtttcttggatgcagcagaaatGTGGCTCCTGTTTTCTAACCTAATCTGTTAGTCTGTGACTATTCACTGGGAACGAAATCATCACTGTTGAGAGTTATCAGTGAACAGTGTTTATTGATccctgttttgttgttattgtatcTCTCATCTCTTTGACTTATTCTCCTtcaattatttattccttgtgtccCCTTGCATGTGGTTAACCTCTTCACATTGAAGTTTCCTTCTAGTGACTTCTACAGCTGGGCTGATAGGCAGAAATTACTAGAATTTGGGTTTATCACGgaatgtttttctctctccatcaATTGTGGTTGATAGTTAGCTGGGTACAGTAGCCCATGTTAGCATCTGTGGTCTCTGAGAGTTTGCAGACCATCCTTACAGGCCCCTCTGGCTTTCAGAgtcctcatttaaaaattatggtttATTTATAATGGGCCTGCCATTATGTGACTTGGTCACTTTTCCCTTATAGCTTTTactatcctttctttgttctgtacttttaatgttttgattataatcTGTTgtggaaatttcttttctggttctattTGCTCTTCTCTATGCTTTTAGTACCTTAATATGAAACTTTTTCTTTAGATTGGGGACATTTTCTCCTCTGattttgttataaatattttctggAGCTTGACCTggtttgttctcctttctctcttcctattattcttaggtttgtttttttcttttttctcataaaagtttaattaattaattaatttattttattaggtaatttcctcaattacatttccaatgctatccaaaaagtccccaatacactccccccccagtcccccacccacccacccccaccccttggccctggcattcccctgtactggggcatataaagttggcaagtccaatgggcctctctttNNNNNNNNNNNTCAGacccgaagaggcttgtggccctactcaggccggttttctgcttccctaactaatgccggtttgtttttttcatagtttCCCAGATTttgcctaatttttaaaaagagatttaacattttctttaactgagATATTCATTTTTTCCCTACATTGTCTTCAAGACCTGAAATGATATCTTTCATATCTTATAATCTCTTGGTGAGGCTTACCTCTCAGGTTTCATTTGACatcctaaaattttcatttctagttttatttcgtTTTGTTTTCCTTAGTGATTCAGTTCTTTGTTAAGTTCTACTTTAATGTCTTGAAaggttttcattatttcatttattttttatattctcatgccctttattaaatatttattcatattctttttgaggtccttgaacatattcataCTTGGTATTTGGTAGTCCTTGCCTTGTGCTTCACTTAAGGATTTTTCTTGGGGTCAATTGCAATAGGGTTGTCAGCAAAACTTTGGAATGTTGTGAATTTTTATGCCATCCACGTGCAAGAGTCATATTCTCTGTATGTACTGCTGCAGTGAGCAGAGTACAGGTTTTTAATGCATTCCCTTATGAGATTCTGAACTCCTTTGATGTCTGTTTTAAAGCTTCCAtgttcatttctgtttatttgggtcatctttttctttcttttgattagtTGTCCAAGGGCCTGCCAATAAATACACTTTATCAGATTATCTTTAAGTGATTCATTTCTAGATATATAAAAGAGAGATTACTCAACAGGGAGGTATATAATTATAATTGACTGAGCaatgctatttttgttttctcaggATTTATGAGAATTTAAATGTTCTTTCTATAAAGTactcttatttttcctttagtaGAGACAAATATTACACAGATTCATTTATACCATGAAACGACAccatttttatgttctttcaaACATAGACTTGGATGGGAATGGTAAGAAATGCCTATTCTCATTGCAATGTTTAGAACAGTTCTGAACTAAGCTGCCAAAGCctaaaaaagaaagcacacatgtgcatactgtACTTGATTAAGAACAGCTATTTCAGCAGAGAGCACGTTATGTTCAAGAGACTCAAGGAGACAATTACAGCATCTGATGAGTAGCAGTTAAGTGATGGGTAGCAAGCTATTATACTGAAAATAGCCACACGTGTATCTTATTCACTTCACATAATGTGAGCAACTTGCCACCTTAGTCTTTTGTATGGCCACACAgctcaatgaataaataatacaACAAACATGTCTCTAGATACAGCAATATCCTAACAGTCAGGTGTCCCACACCTTAAACCTCATGCACTTGACAGCTCCTTAGGGTAAAGTTTCCATTGTCAACTCTGGGTCCTAGGATCGTTCCTAGATGTCAGTGGAGTCTCTTGCTTCCACACCAGTGTGTTTGTAGGAATCTGAAAACAATGTGTGGGGGCGGTCACTTTTACTCCTGAAAAACGTTTATTTAATATGAGTCATGCATACTTTCAATGGGCATTAAACTTCATGGCCACATGTGcctgtttttaaatgtaaatggtgccgggcgtggtggcgcacgcctttaatcccagcactcgggaggcagaggcaggcggatttctgagttcgaggccagcctggtctacaaagtgagctcNNNNNNNNNNNNNNNNNNNNNNNNNNNNNNNNNNNNNNNNNNNNNNNNNNNNNNNNNNNNNNNNNNNNNNNNNNNNNNNNNNNNNNNNNNNNNNNNNNNNNNNNNNNNNNNNNNNNNNNNNNNNNNNNNNNNNNNNNNNNNNNNNNNNNNNNNNNNNNNNNNNNNNNNNNNNNNNNNNNNNNNNNNNNNNNNNNNNNNNNNNNNNNNNNNNNNNNNNNNNNNNNNNNNNNNNNNNNNNNNNNNNNNNNNNNNNNNNNNNNNNNNNNNNNNNNNNNNNNNNNNNNNNNNNNNNNNNNNNNNNNNNNNNNNNNNNNNNNNNNNNNNNNNNNNNNNNNNNNNNNNNNNNNNNNNNNNNNNNNNNNNNNNNNNNNNNNNNNNNNNNNNNNNNNNNNNNNNNNNNNNNNNNNNNNNNNNNNNNNNNNNNNNNNNNNNNNNNNNNNNNNNNNNNNNNNNNNNNNNNNNNNNNNNNNNNNNNNNNNNNNNNNNNNNNNNNNNNNNNNNNNNNNNNNNNNNNNNNNNNNNNNNNNNNNNNNNNNNNNNNNNNNNNNNNNNNNNNNNNNNNNNNNNNNNNNNNNNNNNNNNNNNNNNNNNNNNNNNNNNNNNNNNNNNNNNNNNNNNNNNNNNNNNNNNNNNNNNNNNNNNNNNNNNNNNNNNNNNNNNNNNNNNNNNNNNNNNNNNNNNNNNNNNNNNNNNNNNNNNNNNNNNNNNNNNNNNNNNNNNAACATCGTATTAGGTCCCAGCATTCCCATCTTCTTGTGTTTTCAGTCACGTCATTGTGATTTAGGTCAGCACCTAGACAGCCTttagatttctcttttttttttttttttttttttttttttttttttttggtatgtggtATATAACATGAAAAGATGCTTGTTATCATTAGCTGTCATGGGAATGAAAATGACCAGCAGTGAGCTATCACTGAATATCTATTAAAATGGTTACAGTTGTACTGGAGACTATGAAACATCTCATGTAGTTCTcatacaaattaaaagaaaaagatttggaTCTCTGACTCccacaaatgaaaatttatattcaCACAAATCCTGTATGTGAGAATTTATAGCGATATTATCGATagtgccaaaaaataaaaataaaataaaagagaccaACTAAATCTGTGGTCGATCTATACAGTTACTTAACCTGCAGGCCCAAAAGGGGACACATAACAGATACTATCACTACAGAACATAGCTTctgttcaaaaaggaaaacattgatcCTCTTAATATGGCCAGGATGCCATGATGGTCAAAGTCTCTGGGAGAAGTGTGGCTTTTTAGAGAACATGGAGataagggagggaggagagataagagaggaagggaggagagagagaggaagaaagagagaaaatgagagagagagagagagagagagagcagcatgcatgtgtgtgagagagtactTATAGCTGGGACTTGTTTTAGCACTCCCCTTTTTATAGTGTTAGACTCCTCCTAGTTCAGTGACAACCTCACACATGCTGCACCTTGATGCACTGAGACCCAGCTGTGAGCCAACATAAGGCCTTTCTCTATTAAGAAGTGATTGTCAGGGTTTTTATATCGCAGAAACAGGAAAGGTAGCAAAGACTGTTGAAGAAGTCataagatgaagaagaagaggagcaggaggacgAGGAAAGGGAAGATCTGTTATGGGGAACCAATGTCTGTGATGCTTTGTATCTGCACTATACACCAAAGAGACTCTACTATCTCCTGAGTATGTTGTTTTGAAGGATAATAGAAATCCCGACCACCATGAATATCTCTAATACAGATTGTATTCTGATGCATGCAATACTTCAATACCAACTGTccagatagtgtgtgtgtgtgtgtgtgtgtgtgtgtgtgtgtgtgtgtgtgtgtgcaggcttcTACTGATTTGAATCAGAAACTTCCAGTAATCCATAGCATAGGCTCTATGGTCCTATATGTGTAGGTTTCAGTCCCCTATACACTGGGGACTGAAAAACATAAGTCACCACAAACACTTGATGAAGGATAGCACCATTTACCACCTCTTTGGGGGTTGTCAATTTAAGTTTAAGCCTCTCAGGGTGGTGTTCCTTCCAAACAAAGCCTGCCTTTGTAAGCCAAAACTTACTTAGAGGTTATTTGACCTTTAACTAACTGGGATTCTGAAGTTCACTGTACTCAAGTTGCTGGTGGTTGAGAACATCTTTGACATTGTTTGCAGGAAGAAATTGAGACCTACTGTGGAATGTCTTGGCTGCTATCAACTTCTTATCAACTACACATCGGCCAGGGgtctaatatataaattatataaagaaataaaaaaattcaccAAAAACCCCTCCAAaagcccaattaaaaaatgggatacagatctaaactgaattctcaaaagaggaaactcaaatggcctagaagcactgaaaaaaaaatgttcagcattttTAGTTactagagaaatgcaaatcaatactactttgagatttcatcttacacccaaCAGAATGGTCATGATCAATACAACAAAGGACAACGCATGcaagtgaggatgtggagtaagattgggggggggcatccatccattgctggtgggagtgcaaatttgtatagtcactatggaaatcagtgtagtgGTTCCCCTGAAAGATAGAAATCAATCTACTTCAAGATCAAGCTAGAACATCCTTGGCATATTCATAGAGAATGACTCATCCTACTGCAGAGATGCTTATTaaaccatgtttattgctgctctattcaaaataacaagaaattgGAGACAGTGTAGATGCCTGTcaacagatgaacagataaaaatgtggttcatttacatagtgGAATATCATCAGCATTTAAAACATTGAAATAGTGAAATAGGCAGTAAATGGgtaaaggtagaaaaaaaaagtgagtgaGGTAACATTTGTTATGGTGTGTATTTGCTTATATAAGGATGTTATTTGCTAAGTCTTTGacaaccacagaggttaggtatagagtaagagaCTAGGGTGAGGAATGGATCTCCCTAAAAGTGTGAAATAAAACAGATAGATATGGATGGCTGTGGGGAGGAATTAGAATTGGAGTGTACAAcaagaagggggagagaaaaaaggagggagagaaaaaggggtCATGGAGGGAATACAGGTAGGACAGCTTAAACTAGTGGCCATTTGGGGAGTCAAATGGAAACAGTACAGTAGAGATttttataatatacatgtatcGTATAATATATATAgagtaaaatataatacatataacaacatataaataacatacatgtattatatatgtattatctcTCTATAACATAATAAAATGTAACATCAGTTATCATTTATATCTAATCATTTTATTGGCCATAGGATTTCTATAGGAACCCCCAAACAACCTAAGCTATTGCCATGGCTATTGGAGGCTCTCATAAACTGATGTCAAGACTCTATTACAGAGGACAGCCACCCagacaactcattgaacatggagagaacttgagctggtgcctacctaaAAGCCTTCATCCCTACAGACTcgggaaggtactctgcatgcctCATTCATGGCtctggaaggtactctgcatgccaCCAAAGTGTAAAGATAActaccaacccagctacaaaccctttgaACTACAAGAGTGATCTGCCTGCAAGATACACTGGTGTGATACTAGCACAAAGTTCTTGGGAATAGTcaatcaatatctgatttgaaTTTTGCCCACTTCATGAGATGGGCAAACCCAGCCATACCCAGTGCTGCTTGAGTGATAAGAACATGAGACTTGATAGGGCAGGGATccaggggaaaaccaaatactactgtacTGCTACAGgaatatagcaataaaacaactcTTAATGATATTCGTCTATACTCATAGAACAGTGcattgctcagccatcatcaaagcAATTTTCTCCTGCAACACATGGGAAaaaacacagagacccatagccagacaACATATAGAGTAAGAGATCTAAAAGAGATGCCTTCATCAAATCCCACCCCTAAGGGTTCGATGAcctatgtggaagaggaggcagaagtggTACAGGAGCCAGAAAGGATGGAGGACACAAGGTGTAATAGCCTCCCAGACACAACAGAACtggcacatatatgaacacacagactgtggcagcatgcacagggcacCAGATGGGTCTTAGAGCAGAAGGAAGTGGACACAATTCCCCATTCCTAAACCAGAAATCATCTCCAATTGAAACtacttgcaaataaaaaattagttttctccaagggagtcttaCTCGGGAAACAAACCAATCCTAAGGGTAAGCTCTATGCCcaacagtagatggccaacacaaaacaactcAGAGGTATCTTTGGAGGTTGTTAGTTTCATAATGTTAAGTCAgggcattttttttattgttgttgtttatgtattctgcttgttttatttcttaactttACAGGTTCTTTGCATATTCACTATGGAttccatttagttttttttttttttttttttttNNNNNNNNNNNNNNNNNNNNNNNNNNNNNNNNNNNNNNNNNNNNNNNNNNNNNNNNNNNNNNNNNNNNNNNNNNNNNNNNNNNNNNNNNNNNNNNNNNNNNNNNNNNNNNNNNNNNNNNNNNNNNNNNNNNNNNNNNNNNNNNNNNNNNNNNNNNNNNNNNNNNNNNNNNNNNNNNNNNNNNNNNNNNNNNNNNNNNNNNNNNNNNNNNNNNNNNNNNNNNNNNNNNNNNNNNNNNNNNNNNNNNNNNNNttttttttttaccatttacaAATCTTTCATATACATTCTCTCATTTGACCTCACAACAACCCTGTGAGGTAGGCAGCAAATGTTTTCATGGTACAGATGAGGATAGTGAATCTCCAAACCATTAACTGACCTGCCCAGGTTTCTACAGTTAGCAACAAAGCTGTATGTCAGTCTTTGGCCTAAAAACTCAACTCCCAACCTTCCCGTCACTACCTACCTACTTCACAGggataataaagataaaatgaattcaaggctcAAAAAAATATGTTTGAGGGAAAAGAAATCACTGTATAATTACATACTATAATGATCTGTGACATAATGGTTCATCTCCTTTCCCATCCCAGTTTGTATATGAACTCAGAATTTTATCTCTCTTCTGTGCTCAActaaagaaggaaggcaggcagggtaAGAGTGTAGTACTTTTGGAAGCTATGTAAATTACAATCAAGGTAGCTGCAGCATTACACAAATTGAAAACGACACAGACTAATGTGCAACCAGAATGCACTAAAGCACACACAGCAAGGCAGCATTATCAGATGGGCAGGATTGCATAGAAAGAAAACGTGGTGTCAGAGTCCATACTGGCACACACAGTGATCTAAGGCAAAGTGGTGGTAAAGAAGAGTAATTTGTACTATATTTCTATAAAAGAGCAGAAGATGCATGGAAGCCCATGCAAAAGCATTGTACATCACAGATGTGTCCAGCTGTCCACAGGAATAGATGCTGTCAAGAATGAGTGTGCCTACTATGCTCAAGCCCTGGACCAAGGAACAGCTCCATGCTAAATCTCCTAGCTAAAATACAACCAGTACCATCATTCCTAActggataataaataaaatgtcttttaaggTAAAAAGTTATGTGGCTCTTTAGCTTTTCTTCAAGATCTACTTTGGATTCTCCTGCTTTAAGACCCAAAGAAAGTTATATTGAGTTTTTATTGGTGattctatgtatatgtgtttataacaTTAAAGTGTGATGAGTGGATTTAACATATTAAAAGTTTATAGCATCTTTTCAGGAAAGATCATATACTATACAAGCTATTCAAGTGATACAAAACCAGTTTTCAGTGTCTTTTCAACTGAGAAGAATCCTATTCCGCACGCTTCTCCTCCTGAGGTGGTTCATACTGAACAAgctttgctttcagttttttattttcttctacagcagcttcatatttctctttcatttctgccAATTCTAGGAAAAGCAGCTCTATTTCTGGGTTTTCCGGGGTAGCAGCTCCTAAGTGATGCTTTAAAAAATCCAGAGCACTGGTGGGCTTCTCTGGTTCTTCATATAAGGCTACCAACACTTTCGTCAGCGTGTCCAGCACCCACAACTTCTCCAAGTACCTCCGGAACTGCTCGCGCTTGGAGTCGGCGGCTTTGTAATGAGCCATAGTGACAGCCACAGCGGCGTAGCTGGCGCGGGAGacaccgattttttttttttttttatgggattctgtgagtgtgtgtgtgtgtgagtgattgtgtgggtctttgcatctatACACATTTCTAGTgctttttctttagttctttttcttgttttgtcatATTCTGATTTGTCTGGTTTTGAAATAacttatgtattatttttattccttataTGCTTAGCTGTTTTCTAAGGATAGACAGAAAGAGGTTGGATCcaaatgggaggggaggagctaTGAGGAGTAGGGGGAGAGGAGGCCATAATCgcaatatattgtatgaaaaaaaaatctaatttcaaCAAAAGGGGAAAAACAGACAATTGCCATGaaacttttcttttatataacaaaaaacaggataattaaaaatttaagactGGAAATAGTTTGTGttgattaaatttttgtttgtctctCTCCTCATTATTATATGACTATCGTATTTTTTAGATTGGTGGTTGAAAATAGGCAACAGTGTTCATGGTAGTGGCTCAATGCCCATGGATCATCCTGGACACCTGCCCTGGAAAACACAAGTTCTGCAAACCAGGCCAGGTGGCCAGAATTATTTATTCCATTGTGCTCGTTCATCTCTATATCCACctgacatttcatttttttttctcagaattaaTGTCACTTTGCACTGAAATAGCTAATGAATATTCCAGCATTGTGTGTAGATGCTGCTCAGCCACAAAAGCTTTGTAAATGTGTgtacttaaaacaaataaacctggGACCCATAATGGTTCTCTTAGTCATTCTGCTTAGAGCCAGCTCCAGTAGATTGTCTTTGGCAAGCCATTTTCTAAACCCTTGGGGCAGGTCACTTTGTGTTTTCCCAGAAATCCTTCATTTTACCTTATTATACAGTTCATTACGTTTGCCTTGCATGGCTTACTTATACTCCTTTTCTGCATCAGATTCTGAGTTCTCAGAAGACAAATGTGTGTTCGTGAGAGCACACACAGCAGAATTTTGGTATATAGCAAACGCTCAAAAACTGTGGGTTTGATTTGGGTGATTCCgagtaattttattttgaaaacattcacGCTTGAGTGGCACTTATTTTATCAAAAGGATTGTTCTGCAGAGGATGGTGAATTAAGCCAGAGGGGATGAAAAGCATTAGGCTTTGCATCACACTTCATTGGGGGGTTTATTGGTTCAGCAAGGCACAGCAGAATGCCCAGATGTTTGGCTGTGCTTGTCACCCTTGGGTCCTGTGTGCCACCAGGGTATGGGATCTTCACCTCATGTGTGCATCCTAAAACCACGACAATGGAACAGTAATACGAAATGTAACCTCTTACCAAAGGGGGGTCTATGAagcattttgttgagtataggtatAAAGCTTAAGATAAAAACATATGATTATTAGCAATTTTATGCCTCCCTCTCTTGACACCTTTGTAACAAAGAGCCAAGAGTCCATAAAGaacatatgtttttttaaaatgctaaaaacTGTTTGCACACAATGCGTTTGCCAGCGAAACCCAAAGCAAATAACAAGCTAAGGCATCCCAGCAAGAATAGCCGcacttcttgagtttttaaaaagaagtatttattCCTTTA contains these protein-coding regions:
- the LOC110310870 gene encoding c-Myc-binding protein-like; translation: MAHYKAADSKREQFRRYLEKLWVLDTLTKVLVALYEEPEKPTSALDFLKHHLGAATPENPEIELLFLELAEMKEKYEAAVEENKKLKAKLVQYEPPQEEKRAE